GACGATCTGAGGGTCTCAGGGGCCTCTGGGGTTCTGTGATGTAACGTTTGTACGAGTCTCTTTACTGAACTAGTTGTAGATGATGAATGGAGGCCTCCTGAATACCAGAATATAGGATGCTGAAGTGGTCAAGTCTGGAGGACATTGAGGCATGGATGACTTTTTCTAACTCTTTATGTGATAGGAATGTCCTGATCTTAGATTTGATCCTGGGATGAAGGAAACTGGATTTGATGATGATACTTGGTCATTTGTTGATCAAATTTCAGGTTATTGTTAAATACTATTATATAATAAGTGAATATtaacacactttttttcttccaacaTATTACTGTAATTATTTTCTGTCAGGTTAAAGTCTTCATTTGTATTATTGTAATGCAATCCTTTTCCTTTAACCCTTCTTCTTATTTAACAGTTCTTTggtattttattgttttttatatatttgaaatTAAATTTTAGCATTccagctgttttaaaaaagtgctatacatataaactttgattttttttattttttttacccattAATTGCTCATTTGTGAACTGTATTAAAGTAACTGTTACCTGAGAAAAGAGTAATTCTTCCAGTCTCATTTTAAAAGATTCAACATCAGAACAAAAATTACAAAACTATGAAATATCAAAGAAGAATCACAGGAGTGTTTTATAGTTGTGTTATCATCATTTGTTTCAGGACTGTTCGTTATTCTTTAACTTCGATCTGAATCACCACATTTTAAAAGGACatgctgcccccttgtggtgAAACATGAAGCTGTagctttatttgattttatgtcTTAATTGAAAGGTGCACTGCatattaaataacaaaatgttaaacaaaattaagaagcgtttttctaaatgcaacataaataaaaaaaatatataaagacaAGTTgtcatataaacacaaaaataacaggCAATAAGGCTGAGAATGTGTTCACTGGGCTTTATTATCTATTTGAtatattaacatttatttaactgtattaagaaaataaattagatAGGAttataaaacgttttttaaTCCCCCGTGGGTAAACTCATTTGCCACCAGGTTaattcatacacacaacaaacattaccgACAGTAcaatcataatcataataatcatcATAATCAATCATACACAAGAAGTTagtaaataacaaacaccactGAAACATTTTGAGACATCGTTCAGAGCCTTGAGCCAgtcaataaaaactaaaaaataagaGATTTGGGGAAATTTAAGAACCGAAAAACAGCACATATAAGATCTCTGTCATGTAGTGTTCCTGATTAATgtttcataaaacaaataaatccttCAGCTTTATTTTCTGGGAGGAGTGTGtacattattttaatttcacaaaTAATAAAGTCACATTTTGTGAGAAGAGGACCATCACCTTCAGACTCCTGTGCccggctcctcctcctcctcctgtcagacCAGACTGAGGGCGGAGCAGAGCCCATGCAGCAGGTCCAGGTTCAGGTAAACTCTGCAGAAGGTGAGAAACACGCCGAGGGACGAGAACCCGATGAGAACCCAGAGAACCTGAGCGCTCAGGTACAGAGGAGCCAACCTGCAGACGgacaaaatgaacatgtttcGTTTCATTTTATAATGAAACCTGAATCTGTTATCATCTCGTGCTGTGAGTGATGTCATGTTGTAATTTCTTGCGTACTGCTTTTGATTCTTCTCCAGAAACTTTATGTTTGAACAAGGAAGCTCTAGCATGTTTGAAGAAAGGTTATAAAAATGCAACATCCACGTTAaattacaaaatgcaaaaacatctGACTAAAtgcaaaatatcataaaatgcattttttttgtttgtgaaatatttttacGTTTAGTGAATTGGCTCGTTGCTGACGTGCTGCATAAATAAAACTGCCTCGCATCACACCTCACCCATGTGCAAATGTACAagaacaacatgaaaacaacagacaGGTGGAGCATTTTACCGTCCCTGGGCCGACTCTGAATATCCATGAAAGTATCTGAATCGTCCGTATAAGTAGATCAGACCACAGACTGAGGACAAacctacaaaacaaacacgtgAGAAACACTTCCATGAGATGAATTAAAGTACAAACTGTGATAccgtgagagagagagttgtgaTCACCTTGGCTGAAGAAAAGTCCAGACATCCAGAGAACGGTGATGAAGATCGGGAAATACTCGGAACAGTTTGCTCTGACCACAAACACACCGAGAGAAGTCAGAGGTTAAACCTGCAGCATTATAACACTTTAATGTTAACATCATCTTTTACCTTTGTTTCAGAAGAGTCACTGAGGAGCAACTTGTGATGGAGGCAGCACTGATTTTTAAACCTGGATATAccatttttacatattttggggtCTAAATGACTACCAGGTACACAAAGTTTTGTTATTACTGTATTAGATTtgttcatcctgcagcagtAAAACAGGCTGTGATGTCTGCAACATCATCCTTGATGGATCAAAGTGTGTcaaataaaagttgttgtttttatcattgacaggctcagattgttattctaattgtctgacaacattacaggaAGGTCGACTCCCTACAGAGATAGACTTTtaggttgaagaggaggatttAACAGTGGtttacatcactctcttcaAACACACCGGATTCCattgacaaacatttttattttacctcaCAGAACAACAGGAGTTGCTAGTCTGTTTGGAAAAGTTTGGAAAATCAATGTGATGGAACTAAATTAACATCACACTGtaacaccaacaaacacactaATCTCAGCTGAAGTAGATCAGCAACTCCAATGATCTGTTAGGTAAAACTATAGCCTTTtccaatggagtctggtggcttcacagataaataaagtaatttaagatttagatttactttattgatgaCGTGAGgggaaattatgtttttacactctgtttatcatgcaacacacacacaggctgaaatacacacacatgcacaaacaggatcctatggacagtcactaatggagagatgtcagagtgacggagccgCTCTtcagctggtggtggggagggggttcggtgccttgctcaagtgcacctctccagctgccagaccaacttccatatttggtccgcacagggacttgaactggtgacccaCCGgctcccaacccaagtccctatagACTAAGCTACTGCTGCCCTTTTTTTAAGAATCAGGTATCAAAtataacaactttttttttttttttttaagaatcagGTATCAAAtataacaacttttttttttttttttttaagaatcagGTATCAAatataacaccttttttttttttttttttaagaatcagGTATCAAatataacacctttttttttttttttaagaatcagGTATCAAatataacacctttttttttttttttaagaatcagGTATCAAatataacacctttttttttttttttttttaagaaccaGGTATCAAatataacaccttttttttttttttaagaatcagGTATCAAatataacaccttttttttttagttttttttttaaagaatcaggTATCAAatataacacctttttttttagtttttttttaaagaatcaggTATCAAatataacacctttttttttagttttttttttaaagaatcaggTATCAAatataacacctttttttttagtttttttttaaagaatcaggTATCAAatataacacctttttttttagtttttttttaaagaatcaggTATCAAatataacacctttttttttagttttttttttaaagaatcaggTATCAAatataacacctttttttttagttttttttttaaagaatcaggTATCAAatataacacctttttttttagttttttttttaaagaatcaggTATCAAatataacacctttttttttagtttttttttaaagaatcaggTATCAaatataacactttttttttttttttttttacaacaattaATGAGTCtcttcaaaaataataatttatcctgACAGAGCACTGGAGTTTCTTGTCTTGTAAATCTCTGTCATGTCCTCAAAAGTGCTGCGtagcatatttacagtctgagtaAGACCTGCGCATCATGGAATAATCCATGTAGTTCAGACGGGGGGGGGGCTTTAGACATGCGTTATAGCCTACATCAATTGGGCATTCTTCTGATGCCATTTTTTGCGTGTGgatttttagaaaaacaaataatttaccATAAAGTTAATAACTTTCCTTACCATTTTTTGTGGGGCGTTTTGCCAAACTATGCCTAATCGTAAAGTCCGTCCCTGATTATCACATTACAAATAGGCGAGAAGCATCGATCGTAAAGTTAAATcaatttataaaaataataaaaacgaCTTAATGAATAAtgtccctctccttcctcacagcagcagagctgTTTCCCAGCAATGTAGCCTAATGTATTCATCAACTCGTTTTATGTCAGTGTGGCAACACTTATTGTGACAGAAGCCCATTGATGGTTTGTTTTTGAGACGCGTCAAATGACGCGTTCACGTGAGCGCACGCACAGCTTGAAGCAGGGGAAAGTTGTAACAGTGATAACATGAGACTCACTGAGCTCTGAAAACTCTCTCAAACTGCGGCGGGCCCACAGTGCTGGGCGGAGACACAGAATACTTCCTCCTGGCATAAATCACCTGTAGAGAGAAATaagctggaaacacacacacaaatattatcAGTAAAGTAGTTTAActattagtttgttttttttacagtaagaATGTTAAGAAATGGTTGCTCAGTTATCCAGAGGTGAACTACAAAACTTTTTAATTAAACCtaaaaaacgtttaaaaacaataaaatgaataacctatacaaaaacaaactctttgAATAGAATTACTTCCAAATTAAAACTCTTTCTAGAGatagaaaaaaactgaaaatttcCCGGTTTTAGCATAATTTTCCttgatttttgaaaatgtataaaaacaaccAAACCTCATTCATTTTTTCCCCATCTAATCAAACCGCTCCACCGCTATATTTCCCAGCATGCCACGCTCACCTTGCTCCAAGACGCCAAGCACGGTCACAGCACCGAGAACAACCGCCTCCTCAGACATGTCTGCTGTAAGTGACAGCTGAGACCAGAGCACACCTGAGGACTGAAATACACAcgggtaacacacacacacacacagttaacatGACACAGATCACAGGGAGCACACCTGAAGGGGGCGGGgcaaaaacacagcagtcaGTTCAGAACGTTATGTTCATGACACTTACCTTCTAATGACGTTCAACGTTTGGACTGactgttttatgttgtttaaacaaagatatatatattttttttgcttcttttttgaAATAATAAGTCAAGCTCAACAGTCCAGAGGTCTGTAAAACCCGAGACATactgtgaaaaatccacttgtacagtgtttctgaacatttatttgggtaacctgagtgacTAGCGaccaacaaaatgtgaaataaactcatccagtcttttgtttgtggtctgcataagtccgacaacacagagaaaaatgctccgtttcaaatttgctctccttgtgatgtcacagtgggattctggtaaaataaaaacacaacctcccctcccctgatatctccagcCATGGACTCCAGCCCAGCCTAGATAAATGTCACTGTGGAAAGACCCTCATTTGTTTATTAATCTGATACCAAAGACAAAACTATGGTTTGTGTTTTGGTATTAGATTAATAGAAGTTTAACATAATACATCTGTTGAATGTGGTCACGGATTAGATAACATTAAATGTGTCCACTTTCTACAACTTTCAACTACTGTTCGTTCTTACTGAAACACACCTGCAGACATGATTCAGGGATAAATTAACTACTGTCCTggttatattttatatatagtACGTAATTCCCCTGAAACCCAAAGGAACAGAACTACTAGAACTTGTGTTGAagttgaaattgtttttatgtttctgtataGTCGTGCAAGTATTTGAGATAACTTCGagaaaataaagacttttttttgctCTTAGCTCTTTGTTTAACACTATATttaatacaattatttattaGCTATTTGAGTGCATTTCTGTAAAGGATTTCGCTGTGAATGTAGCCAACGGTCGGATGAGTGGATGGTTTCTTGAagtgaacaaagagagaaagacacataGAGCCGACATGTTTCTAAAGAACTATATTTACATAATACTCTTGTTTTACAGAGAACCATATCAAAAGTATAAAATACTTACAAAAACTCTGCTGcaatatataaaaataacatCTATCTTCTCCACATCATTAGGAAAGGCTtacatacaaaaaatatatttatagacATTTACACAGAGCCCGTTCACAAGAGAGAGAAACCCCGAAAACCTGCCGAGCCGAGCCGGGCCGGGCCGGGCCGGGCCGGGCCGGGCTGGAGGGACGGCAGGGGAGCGgtaacatgaaaacatgaaaccagCCCCGAGCTTTAGCAGAAAtaactttacaaataaaatacacaacatgtCTGCAAACGTTTCTCTGAAGACATTATGAACAGTACAGTAGATAGAACAGTTCCACCTTTAAACACAGGACCACCTGCTCACAGATCCTCCTTAAAAAACAGGACCACCTGCTCACAGATCCAACTTAAAAAGCTGCACACAGATTGACAGAAGAGTTGCAGCTTCGACAGGATTGGATGAGAAACCTTAAGATGAAACTGGACAGACAAcataaatgattttaaatgagAACTGTGGTGCTGAACTTGCCGCATGATGATCCATAGTTAAATTCTTCGCCTGCAGTCTGAGATGACAGAATAAAGTTTAAACAATTACCTtatcagaaaatgtgaaaacatttcggTTTGGGGAACAAATGAGAGAGCTAAAATGCTGCGCTGAAAAGATCGATCTATTTGGAAAACACCTGAACTTGATCTTGAAAATCCCCTTCACAGTGAGGTTCGACATCCAtccagaatcttttttttttttttttttaaagatgagtGCATAAGGTTTAATCATCTCAAATAACTAATTTTTAGTATGATTCACATCTGCATAGTGGAAGATTTCGGACCAAAacttgcaattttcatcaaatatgctgcattcatgtgctgtgGGACACATCGGAAAACCGATTTTCTGAGTTTagaaatgcacatgaacacccgCTCAagtcggggaaaaaaaaaactcagaaactcggaaaagaattAAGTCcccgacttcccgacttgatgtcagaatcgtcatcacgtggggggggggggcaaaatatgttttgttaatgttaacatacttttttattaattcacatattgcacatcaactttttgctcaaatataacttttaacagttacatttctCAGATCTTCTTCGCAGCATCAACGctgtttttctgctgttgttacaacattctgACTTTCCGAGctgaaatcacgtgaacacacaGAAGTCGGAAGGacgaccacccgagcagcacatgaatgcagcaataTATctggatgtttcttttttggggtttttttttgttcataggACTTTTTTACCCTGAGTGAAGACTCCCAGGCAGATCAATCCTCCACCCTTTAAGCAGCTTGTGTGAGGAAGAGTCTGTAAAAATCTGGAcagaatacatttgtttttcctttagaGTAGAAAATAACGCCAATATTTGGATCTTAAACGCAGCGATTAGTTGGAGTGAGTGCACACAGCATGGGGAGACTTTGTTCACGGTGAAGAAAGTTGAACCTTGTTATTAAGCTACCAGCTTGGAGTTTCACTTTTCCAATAACACTTGAACGCGgcataaataaatgaagtaaCAGTTTTCTGAAACTCTGTGGGTCCTTCTTTACTTCCCGTGTTATAATAAATCTACAGGAGGAGGTCAGTCTGAAAAACGTCAACAAAACTTCGAAATTTGGATGTGAAACCCCAAAACAAGGTGTCAGCTGATCAGATGAGTGTAACGCTTTATCTCCAACTAAATCATAAAACTATACTTCAATGTGTTGAAATATTAGATGTGAAACAGTTTGGAATGAGGCTGCAGACGGCCGTGCAGCAGGACATCGAGCTCTGGTTCTTTAATGCTGGGAACGTGTGAACAGAAAAGTAGGGAAGTTCAAATCCTGATAACATTTCAAAACGTCCAGGATAATGTCTTAAATGTGGGATAAGATTTTTCTGAGTAGCAGTCTGAGCAAGGATGTGATGCACTTACTTCTTAGCAGTAAGTCTAATTATTTCACAGGAAGTATGGTGTGCCTTGCTCCCAAACATCAGCCTACATGAagtgttttgtagtttttttaacgTAGCCGTGTTGGATCGTTACATGGTATCGGTCAAGTCACAATaagtgtgaattttttttttcattcaggaCGTCTGCATACAGAAAAGTTTCAACAGGGAAAGTGTTGCTTCATGTGTCTGCTGCACAGTTTCTTCTGAGCTCTTCAACTTCAGATTTAAAGGaacataattcatgtttttgcacattctACTGAGGATGACTCTATGAGACCTAAAGAAATGCTATTAAACAGTTTATCAGATGAATCCCACTGAAGGAGAATCTGAAAATATTCAGTCTGAATGAATGTGAGAGAAATCAAAGATTTGCTGCAGTTGGAGAAGGAATCAAAACATCCTGCAGATGATTGAGACTCAGTACGAACTGAGATGTGATTCAATGCTCtgacaaaaacacttttgaacCTCATTGGAGAGATATATAAGAAAACTGGACCTATGACATGTTAGAGATATTCACCTGATCAGTTCATGAAGTTTAGTCAGTCGACTAATAATAATCACTTCATATAACTGCAGGGAATTTCCC
This is a stretch of genomic DNA from Labrus bergylta chromosome 9, fLabBer1.1, whole genome shotgun sequence. It encodes these proteins:
- the ltc4s gene encoding leukotriene C4 synthase translates to MSEEAVVLGAVTVLGVLEQAYFSLQVIYARRKYSVSPPSTVGPPQFERVFRAQANCSEYFPIFITVLWMSGLFFSQGLSSVCGLIYLYGRFRYFHGYSESAQGRLAPLYLSAQVLWVLIGFSSLGVFLTFCRVYLNLDLLHGLCSALSLV